The DNA region AGCCCGCCGAGCTGTACGCGGGACCGGGGTCCGACACCCCGGGATACGCGGAGTGCGACCAGCAGAATCACCCCGGCACCCGCACCGGAAGCGCGACCCACGACAGTGGCGTCAAGATCGACTACATCTTCGCCAGTGGCAGCACTCTGCCGGGTCGCTGGTGCATCGTGGAGCCCAAGGCGCCCACGGGCGGGACGAACCTGTCCGACCACCGCTACCTGATCTACAGCGTGGCGGTGACGACCGGCGCATGACGCTAGGCGGGCGGGGCGAGGAGTTCCGGGTCCTGGCCGGCGCGGGCCAGGGCGTCGGAGACGAAGCCGTTCGCCTTCAGCTCCTCCACCGTGGTGCGGAGGAAGGCGACGGTCTCCGGGGAGCGGTCGAGGGTGGTGCCGACGGCCTGGCGGATCTCCATGAAGCGTTCGTCGATCAGCCGGACCTCCGCCGGGTGCGCGGCGGCGTACGCCGTCATCGGCTGGCGGATGCCCGCGCCCGCCTCCAGGCCCTGCTCGGCGAAGGTGTCGACGCCCTCCTCGCCGCGTACGACGGTGGCGTGCGCCAGCGTGCGGCCGAGGTGGAGGTCGTAGGCGGAGCCCGCCTTCACGCCGACGCGTACGCCCGGCGCGTCCACGTCGGCGGGGGTGCGCAGCGCGGAGTCGCGCGGGACGACGTACACGCCCTCGATGAGGACGTACGGGGCGGTGAATGCGACCTCCGCCTCCCGGGCCGGGTCCACGGCGAGGAAGCAGAGGTCGGCGCGGCCGGTGGCCATCGCCTCGTACGACTTGCGGGCGGCGTCGAAGCAGAGCAGCTCCACGGGCAGGCCGAGCCGGGCGCCGATCTCGCGGGCGAGGTCGACGGTGATGCCGGCGGGGGCGGCCGGGGTGCCCTGGGCGAGGACCGGGTTGCCGAGGTTGATGGAGGCGCGCAGCGTTCCGGTGGGGGCGAGGTCGGTGGCGAGGGCGGCGGTTCGGGCGTCGTACGGGGCGTCGGTCATGCGGGGATCTTAGGGGGCTGTCCCCACCCCGTATCGGCGTGCCTGCCGGATGGGGAGTTGATGCTCCGTCAATGAGTCTTGTCGCATGAAGACTTACGCAGGAATCGCAGGAACCGCCGCTCTGACTCTGGCACTTGGGCTTGCTCCTGGCGCGCCCGCCCCCGCCGCTGCCCCTGCCCCGCCGCTCCCGCCCTCGGCTGGAGCTCTTGCGGGCCCGTCGGCCTCGGGCAGGAGTGCGCCACGCTGCGGGTGCCGCTCGATTACGCGGAGCCGGGCGGCGCCCAGGTGGACCTCGCCGTGTCCCGTATCAAGGCCACCGGGCCGGGGGCCCGGCGCGGCACCCTCCTCGTGGTCGCCGGCGGGCCGGGCAGCTCGGGGGTGCAGCGGCTGAGCGCGAAGGGCGCGGCGCTGAAGGAGCAGCTGGGCGGGGCGTACGACCTGGTGTCCTTCGATCCGCGCGGGGTCGGCGGCAGCGTGAAGGCGCACTGCGGGCTCGACGGGGCGGACCGGCACCTGGTGACCTTGCGCAGCTGGCCCGCCGCCGACGGCTCGATCGACGAGAACGTCGAGCGGTCGCGGCGGGTGGCCGAGGCCTGCGCGCGCAACGGCGGCGCGGTGCTGCGCAGCCTGACCACGTCGAATGAAGTGCGGGACATGGACCGGCTGCGGCAGGCGCTCGGCGAGCGGCGGATCTCGGCGTGGGCGAACTCGTACGGCACGTACGTCACCGCGCAGTACGCGCAGAAGTTCCCGCGCCGCACCGACCGGATCGTCCTCGACAGCAGCGCCGACCCGAACCCGGCGACGGTCGCCCAGGGGTGGCTGCGTGACATGGCGCGGGGCGCCGACGACCGCTTCCCGGACTTCGCGGCGTGGGCCGCGCACCCGGACCGGGCGGCATCGCGCCTCGCCGACCGCCCCGAGGACGTACGCCCGCTGGTCCTCGACCTCGCCGCCCGCCTGGACCGCGCGCCGAAGCCCTCGACCACGCCCGGGGTGCCGCTGACCGGCAACCTGCTGCGCCAGGCGATGCAGAGCGCCCTCTACTCGGACGCCGCCTTCGCCGACTTCGCCCGCCTGGTCAAGCAGGCCGCCGACCCGGACGCGGTCCCGGTCCTG from Streptomyces fradiae includes:
- a CDS encoding transporter substrate-binding domain-containing protein is translated as MTDAPYDARTAALATDLAPTGTLRASINLGNPVLAQGTPAAPAGITVDLAREIGARLGLPVELLCFDAARKSYEAMATGRADLCFLAVDPAREAEVAFTAPYVLIEGVYVVPRDSALRTPADVDAPGVRVGVKAGSAYDLHLGRTLAHATVVRGEEGVDTFAEQGLEAGAGIRQPMTAYAAAHPAEVRLIDERFMEIRQAVGTTLDRSPETVAFLRTTVEELKANGFVSDALARAGQDPELLAPPA
- a CDS encoding alpha/beta hydrolase, which translates into the protein MPLDYAEPGGAQVDLAVSRIKATGPGARRGTLLVVAGGPGSSGVQRLSAKGAALKEQLGGAYDLVSFDPRGVGGSVKAHCGLDGADRHLVTLRSWPAADGSIDENVERSRRVAEACARNGGAVLRSLTTSNEVRDMDRLRQALGERRISAWANSYGTYVTAQYAQKFPRRTDRIVLDSSADPNPATVAQGWLRDMARGADDRFPDFAAWAAHPDRAASRLADRPEDVRPLVLDLAARLDRAPKPSTTPGVPLTGNLLRQAMQSALYSDAAFADFARLVKQAADPDAVPVLPPMLAGPMPDEDAAVTVGVVCNDVRWRGSVPTFRRSVAADRAAHPLTAGMPVNITPCSFWKDSPVERPTRLTSDGPSNILMIQGLRDPSTPHSSALKMREALGARARMVSVDRGGHGMYLSNGNACGDRTVTRFLLTGERPAADVTCR